A part of Pararoseomonas sp. SCSIO 73927 genomic DNA contains:
- the glgA gene encoding glycogen synthase GlgA yields the protein MTLPVLSVASECYPLIKTGGLADVVGALPLALAAESVGMRTLLPGYPAVLGRLDGAEPVHGFDDLFGGPARLLAARHAGLDLLVLDSPHLFDRPGGPYADPQGRDWPDNPQRFAALSWAAAAIGRGALPGWVPAVVHAHDWQAGLAAAYLHYGGGPRPGTVFTVHNLAFQGWAPAYLLNALRLPPAAFDIEGVEFFGGIGALKAGLRLSDRITTVSPTYAREIATPEEGMGLDGLIRARAGAMHGILNGIDEEAWNPAADPHLPAAFDAARPEGRESSRAALRVRMGLDDDSRAPVLGVVSRLTGQKGMDLLLACLPALLGHGMRLTVLGAGEPALEAGFRAAAAAYPGRIAVRIGYDEALAHLIQAGCDALLVPSRFEPCGLTQLCALRYGALPVVARVGGLADTVIDANEAALAMGVGTGLQFAPTTAAALEGALARLAALWADREAWKGLQANAMRAPVGWEHSASRYAALYLGLR from the coding sequence ATGACGCTCCCCGTCCTCTCCGTCGCCTCCGAGTGCTACCCGCTCATCAAGACGGGCGGCCTGGCCGATGTCGTCGGCGCGCTGCCCCTGGCCCTGGCGGCCGAATCGGTGGGAATGCGCACCCTCCTGCCCGGCTACCCGGCGGTGCTGGGCCGGCTGGACGGGGCGGAGCCCGTCCACGGCTTCGACGATCTGTTCGGCGGCCCGGCCCGGCTGCTGGCGGCCCGCCACGCCGGGCTGGACCTGCTGGTTCTCGATTCTCCCCACCTGTTCGACCGCCCCGGCGGCCCCTACGCCGATCCGCAGGGGCGGGACTGGCCGGACAACCCGCAGCGCTTCGCCGCGCTCTCCTGGGCGGCGGCGGCGATCGGGCGCGGCGCCCTGCCGGGCTGGGTGCCCGCCGTGGTGCACGCGCATGACTGGCAGGCCGGGCTGGCCGCGGCCTACCTGCACTACGGCGGCGGCCCGCGGCCCGGCACGGTCTTCACCGTCCACAACCTGGCTTTCCAGGGCTGGGCGCCGGCCTACCTGCTGAACGCGCTGCGCCTGCCGCCCGCCGCCTTCGACATCGAGGGGGTGGAATTCTTCGGCGGGATTGGCGCCCTGAAGGCCGGGCTGCGCCTCTCGGACCGGATCACCACCGTCTCCCCCACCTACGCGCGCGAGATCGCGACGCCGGAGGAGGGCATGGGCCTGGACGGGCTGATCCGGGCGCGGGCGGGGGCGATGCACGGCATCCTGAACGGCATCGACGAGGAGGCCTGGAACCCCGCGGCCGATCCCCACCTGCCCGCCGCCTTCGATGCCGCCCGGCCCGAAGGCCGGGAGAGCAGCCGGGCAGCCCTGCGCGTCCGCATGGGCCTGGACGACGATTCGCGCGCCCCCGTGCTCGGCGTGGTCAGCCGCCTCACCGGCCAGAAAGGCATGGACCTCCTCCTGGCCTGCCTGCCCGCCCTGCTCGGGCACGGCATGCGCCTGACGGTGCTGGGCGCCGGGGAGCCGGCGCTGGAGGCCGGGTTCCGCGCGGCCGCGGCAGCCTATCCCGGCCGAATCGCCGTGCGAATCGGCTATGACGAGGCCCTGGCCCACCTGATCCAGGCGGGTTGCGACGCCCTGCTCGTCCCCTCCCGATTCGAGCCCTGCGGCCTGACCCAGCTCTGCGCCCTGCGCTACGGCGCGCTTCCCGTCGTCGCCCGAGTCGGGGGGCTGGCGGACACGGTGATCGACGCGAACGAGGCCGCGCTCGCCATGGGCGTGGGCACCGGGCTGCAATTCGCCCCCACCACGGCCGCCGCCCTGGAGGGGGCCCTCGCC
- the glgC gene encoding glucose-1-phosphate adenylyltransferase, which translates to MSSRPVHSGPLARHAMAYVLAGGRGSRLMELTDRRAKPAVFFGAKSRIIDFALSNAINSGIRRIGVATQYKAHSLIRHMQRGWNFLRPERNESFDILPASQRVSETEWYAGTADAVYQNLDIIESYGPRYMVILAGDHVYKMDYEVMLQRHCESGADVTVACIEVPRLEASAFGVMHVDEEDRIVSFLEKPKDPPSIPGQPDVALASMGIYVFETRLLAEELRRDAATPGSDRDFGKDIIPALVARGTAVAHRFQDSCVRSSEQAEAYWRDVGTVDAYWQANIDLTDVVPALDLYDRDWPIWTYAEVTPPAKFVLDDDGRRGMAVDSLVSGGCIISGSRVGRSLLFPNTRVRSYGSIEGAVLLPGVQVGRHVRLKNVVVDSGVALPDGLVVGEDPEEDARRFRRSAGGICLITQPMIDALSG; encoded by the coding sequence ATGTCATCGAGGCCGGTCCATTCCGGGCCCCTGGCGCGCCATGCCATGGCCTATGTCCTGGCCGGCGGGCGCGGTTCCCGCCTGATGGAGCTGACGGACCGCCGGGCCAAGCCCGCGGTCTTCTTCGGCGCGAAGTCCCGGATCATCGACTTCGCGCTCTCCAACGCCATCAACTCCGGCATCCGCCGCATCGGCGTGGCCACCCAGTACAAGGCGCACAGCCTGATCCGCCACATGCAGCGCGGCTGGAACTTCCTGCGGCCTGAGCGGAACGAGAGCTTCGACATCCTGCCGGCAAGCCAGCGCGTCTCGGAGACGGAATGGTACGCCGGCACGGCGGACGCCGTGTACCAGAACCTCGACATCATCGAGAGCTACGGCCCCCGCTACATGGTCATCCTGGCCGGGGACCACGTCTACAAGATGGACTACGAGGTGATGCTGCAGCGCCACTGCGAATCCGGCGCCGACGTCACCGTGGCCTGCATCGAGGTGCCGCGCCTGGAGGCCAGCGCCTTCGGCGTGATGCACGTGGACGAGGAGGACCGCATCGTCTCCTTCCTCGAGAAGCCGAAGGACCCGCCCTCCATCCCCGGCCAGCCGGATGTCGCCCTCGCCTCCATGGGCATCTACGTGTTCGAGACCCGGCTCCTGGCGGAGGAGCTGCGCCGCGACGCCGCCACCCCCGGCTCCGACCGGGACTTCGGCAAGGATATCATCCCCGCCCTCGTCGCGCGCGGCACGGCGGTGGCGCACCGCTTCCAGGATTCCTGCGTGCGCAGCAGCGAGCAGGCCGAGGCCTACTGGCGCGACGTCGGCACGGTGGACGCCTACTGGCAGGCGAACATCGACCTGACCGACGTGGTCCCCGCCCTCGACCTCTACGACCGCGACTGGCCGATCTGGACCTACGCGGAGGTGACGCCGCCCGCGAAGTTCGTGCTGGACGATGACGGGCGCCGCGGCATGGCGGTGGATTCGCTCGTCTCCGGCGGCTGCATCATCTCCGGCAGCCGCGTGGGCCGCTCCCTCCTCTTCCCCAACACCCGCGTCCGTTCCTACGGCAGCATCGAGGGCGCGGTCCTGCTGCCCGGCGTACAGGTGGGCCGGCACGTGCGGCTGAAGAACGTGGTGGTGGACAGCGGCGTCGCCCTGCCGGACGGGCTGGTGGTGGGCGAGGACCCGGAGGAGGACGCGCGCCGGTTCCGGCGATCGGCGGGCGGGATCTGCCTCATCACCCAGCCCATGATCGACGCCCTGTCGGGCTGA
- a CDS encoding amidohydrolase: MTEPDAVRQSALDWITRNEARLSAFNERIWGYAEPAWREYRSMAAYAEILREEGFTVEEGSGEMPTAFAARWGDSGPVLAGFSEYDAVPGNSQQVVPYPAPREGLHPYAAGHTDPHSVLGTASLTAMLATKAAFAEHGVKATLKLFGEPAEKVCGSKPIHAAKGYFDGLDAAVVWHPWPSNTVTGDIHFGAYWSAVITFECDDPEGWVDPALMPTQAAHAVARCPGSLDAMCLMYTTTKYTKEAMFPHSGSWTLNEFVLGDGGATSDNLAPRFSQIQYSWRSSWLAIQEQIWRVLANNAKSAAMATGCKAHVRWVTKTRVGLPNTALTDLTWANLQAVGAPTYAEEALAFGREIQKNLGLEPMENPFIPSVTTLTTPEDNDKGLRRTLAGWQTHLSADDYVEYSWHCPTVRLLAARPRLRAPSAGYAYPNWAYLALGGLPAAVDPGMFVAGRTMALTMVDLATKPGALEACQAEFRDRTGGGVGGTEWVGPLLPADFDPPVDLRWPEYVSTPRGEEWTFPTPRHGTGAGEPI, encoded by the coding sequence ATGACCGAACCAGATGCCGTCCGCCAATCCGCGCTGGATTGGATCACGCGGAACGAGGCCCGCCTCTCGGCCTTCAACGAGCGGATCTGGGGCTACGCGGAGCCCGCCTGGCGCGAGTACCGTTCTATGGCCGCCTATGCCGAGATCCTGCGGGAGGAGGGCTTCACGGTGGAGGAGGGCTCCGGCGAGATGCCGACCGCCTTCGCCGCGCGCTGGGGCGACTCCGGGCCGGTGCTGGCCGGCTTCTCCGAGTACGACGCCGTGCCCGGCAACTCGCAGCAGGTCGTCCCCTACCCCGCCCCGCGCGAGGGGCTGCACCCCTACGCCGCCGGCCACACGGACCCGCACTCGGTGCTCGGCACCGCCTCCCTCACCGCCATGCTGGCGACGAAGGCGGCGTTCGCGGAGCACGGGGTGAAGGCCACGCTGAAGCTCTTCGGCGAGCCGGCGGAGAAGGTGTGCGGATCGAAGCCCATTCACGCCGCCAAGGGCTATTTCGACGGGCTGGACGCCGCCGTGGTGTGGCATCCCTGGCCCAGCAACACGGTGACGGGCGACATCCATTTCGGCGCCTACTGGAGCGCCGTGATCACCTTCGAGTGCGACGATCCGGAGGGCTGGGTCGATCCCGCGCTCATGCCCACCCAGGCCGCCCATGCCGTGGCGCGCTGCCCGGGTTCGCTGGACGCGATGTGCCTGATGTACACGACGACGAAGTACACGAAGGAGGCGATGTTCCCGCACAGCGGCTCCTGGACGCTGAACGAGTTCGTCCTCGGCGATGGCGGCGCGACATCGGACAACCTCGCGCCGCGCTTCAGCCAGATCCAGTACTCCTGGCGCTCCTCCTGGCTGGCGATCCAGGAGCAGATCTGGCGCGTGCTGGCGAACAACGCGAAGTCCGCCGCGATGGCGACGGGCTGCAAGGCCCATGTGCGCTGGGTGACGAAGACGCGCGTGGGCCTGCCCAACACAGCGCTGACGGATCTGACCTGGGCGAACCTGCAGGCCGTGGGGGCGCCGACCTACGCCGAGGAGGCGCTGGCCTTCGGGCGGGAGATCCAGAAGAACCTCGGCCTGGAGCCGATGGAGAACCCCTTCATCCCGAGCGTGACGACGCTGACCACGCCCGAGGACAACGACAAGGGCCTGCGCCGCACCCTCGCCGGCTGGCAGACCCATCTCAGCGCCGACGACTACGTGGAGTACTCCTGGCACTGCCCGACGGTGCGGCTGCTGGCCGCGCGCCCGCGCCTGCGCGCCCCCTCCGCCGGCTACGCCTACCCGAACTGGGCCTATCTGGCGCTGGGCGGCCTGCCGGCGGCGGTCGATCCCGGCATGTTCGTCGCGGGCCGGACCATGGCGCTGACGATGGTGGACCTGGCGACGAAGCCCGGCGCCCTGGAGGCCTGCCAGGCCGAGTTCCGGGACCGCACGGGCGGCGGCGTGGGCGGCACGGAATGGGTCGGCCCCCTACTGCCGGCCGACTTCGACCCGCCGGTGGACCTGCGCTGGCCGGAATACGTCTCCACCCCCCGCGGCGAGGAGTGGACCTTTCCCACCCCGCGCCACGGCACCGGCGCGGGCGAGCCCATCTGA
- a CDS encoding DUF4189 domain-containing protein, which produces MQGVSAVLRNASGLVLAVVLGSLPYTALAQDSPFCRTECAAPFAERAQNTTIIQACLVRCAARSAALGRANVSGTTAMPTPQTPWTQLPNNSRASAGRAPVQVVQTPRPAEEKPGRRETARGRRAGAGGTAVAAIPSGPSSGTPSGTPSGASPATRPAPAAPAASTSLFGSLMAAQAAEPGAAPVSAPAVPAGRGGRGSYGAVYLAAAPSRGFGLVVGAGDRVAAHRQAEGACKGGTGADCRMAGDFTARCGAVAHALRSNNAAVMTSHPSTYTVMAATSGTGATREEAERQALSACAQRGRSLTCTVTEARCAG; this is translated from the coding sequence ATGCAAGGGGTGTCGGCGGTGCTGCGGAACGCATCGGGCCTGGTGCTGGCGGTTGTGCTGGGAAGCCTCCCGTACACTGCCCTGGCGCAGGACAGCCCCTTCTGCCGCACCGAGTGCGCCGCCCCCTTCGCCGAGCGCGCGCAGAACACCACGATCATCCAGGCCTGCCTCGTCCGCTGCGCCGCCCGCTCCGCGGCGCTGGGCAGGGCGAACGTCTCCGGCACCACCGCCATGCCGACACCGCAGACGCCCTGGACCCAGCTTCCCAACAACAGCCGCGCGTCCGCGGGCCGTGCCCCCGTGCAGGTGGTGCAGACGCCGCGCCCCGCGGAGGAGAAGCCCGGGCGGCGGGAGACGGCCAGGGGCCGCCGCGCCGGCGCCGGCGGCACGGCCGTGGCGGCCATCCCATCCGGCCCTTCCTCTGGAACCCCCTCTGGCACCCCCTCCGGCGCCTCTCCGGCCACGCGCCCCGCCCCGGCGGCGCCCGCCGCGTCCACCTCCCTCTTCGGCTCCCTCATGGCGGCCCAGGCGGCCGAGCCGGGTGCGGCACCGGTCTCCGCCCCCGCCGTGCCAGCCGGTCGCGGCGGGCGCGGCTCCTACGGCGCGGTCTATCTCGCCGCCGCGCCCTCCCGTGGGTTCGGGCTGGTGGTGGGCGCTGGGGACCGGGTGGCGGCGCACCGGCAGGCGGAAGGGGCGTGCAAGGGCGGCACCGGCGCGGACTGCCGCATGGCCGGGGACTTCACCGCCCGCTGCGGGGCCGTGGCCCACGCGCTCCGCTCCAACAACGCGGCGGTGATGACCTCCCATCCCAGCACCTACACCGTGATGGCCGCGACGAGCGGCACGGGCGCGACCCGCGAGGAGGCGGAGCGCCAGGCCCTCTCCGCCTGCGCCCAGCGCGGCCGGAGCCTGACCTGCACGGTGACCGAGGCGCGCTGCGCGGGCTGA
- a CDS encoding PBP1A family penicillin-binding protein — protein MVPAGAGTARTRRRLAGRLLGWAVVAAIWGGLALGVLLLVFAWDLPRPEEALETTRRPSVTLEAADGRLLSTSGDLYGETVRLRDVPVHLPTALLAIEDRRFREHFGLDPIGLIRAAWVNLTSGRVAQGGSTLTQQLAKNLFLTPERSFRRKVQEAMLALWLESRFTKDQLLEIYLNRVYLGGGAYGVDAAARLYFGVPARRLAVWQSAVLVGLPKAPSRYNPRANPRAAADRGAEVLRAMAATGALTEAQANAEAERIAFPPRPSRDAGWFADWINDDLAARFPGSADLTLRTTLDLRVQALVEARLEALLAGQGAAADVGQGAVVVMEAATGRVRAMAGGRDYRRSSFNRAVSARRQPGSVFKPFVYLAALEQGLSPDSTVSDGPITLGRWSPGNGSWRSRGDLPLEEALAHSVNTSAVRVLVRGGGPREAAAVARRLGLTGPFPNDATVALGTGEASLLELTAAYAAIANGGMRVVPNGIAAARAERRALPIGEPPPIRVLQADDAGAMRRMMEAVVNRGSGRAAAVPGRNVAGKTGTTQDFRDAWFVGFSGGTVIGVWLGNDDATPMDDVRGGTLPARLFHEILEGMPR, from the coding sequence GTGGTGCCTGCGGGGGCGGGCACGGCGCGGACCCGGCGGCGCCTGGCCGGGCGCCTCCTCGGCTGGGCGGTGGTGGCCGCCATCTGGGGCGGCCTCGCCCTCGGCGTCCTGCTGCTCGTCTTCGCCTGGGACCTGCCCCGGCCGGAGGAGGCGCTGGAGACGACGCGCCGCCCTTCCGTGACGCTGGAGGCCGCCGATGGGCGCCTGCTCTCCACCAGCGGCGACCTCTACGGAGAGACGGTGCGGCTGCGGGACGTGCCCGTGCACCTGCCCACGGCCCTGCTGGCAATCGAGGACCGGCGCTTCCGCGAGCATTTCGGCCTGGATCCCATCGGGCTGATCCGCGCCGCCTGGGTGAACCTCACCAGCGGCCGGGTGGCGCAGGGCGGATCGACGCTGACGCAGCAGCTGGCGAAGAACCTCTTCCTCACCCCCGAGCGCTCCTTCCGCCGCAAGGTGCAGGAGGCCATGCTGGCCCTGTGGCTGGAGAGCCGCTTCACGAAGGACCAGCTGCTGGAGATCTATCTCAACCGCGTCTATCTCGGCGGCGGCGCCTACGGGGTGGATGCGGCGGCGCGGCTCTATTTCGGCGTGCCGGCCCGGCGGCTGGCGGTCTGGCAGTCCGCGGTGCTGGTGGGGCTGCCCAAGGCGCCCTCCCGCTACAACCCGCGCGCCAATCCCCGGGCGGCGGCGGATCGCGGGGCGGAGGTGCTGCGCGCCATGGCCGCGACCGGCGCCCTGACGGAGGCGCAGGCGAATGCGGAGGCGGAGCGCATCGCCTTCCCCCCGCGCCCCTCCCGCGATGCCGGCTGGTTCGCCGACTGGATCAACGACGACCTGGCGGCCCGCTTCCCCGGCTCGGCCGACCTCACGCTCCGCACCACGCTGGACCTTCGCGTGCAGGCCCTGGTGGAGGCGCGGCTGGAGGCGCTCCTCGCCGGGCAAGGGGCTGCCGCGGATGTGGGGCAGGGGGCCGTGGTGGTGATGGAGGCCGCCACCGGCAGGGTGCGCGCCATGGCGGGCGGGCGGGACTACCGCCGGAGCAGCTTCAACCGCGCCGTCTCCGCCCGGCGGCAGCCGGGTTCCGTCTTCAAGCCCTTCGTCTACCTCGCGGCGCTGGAGCAAGGGCTCTCCCCCGATTCCACCGTCTCCGACGGCCCGATCACCCTCGGCCGCTGGTCCCCCGGCAACGGGAGCTGGCGCTCGCGCGGCGACCTGCCGCTGGAGGAGGCGCTGGCCCACAGCGTCAACACCTCCGCCGTGCGGGTGCTGGTGCGGGGCGGCGGGCCGAGGGAGGCGGCGGCGGTCGCCCGGCGCCTGGGGCTGACCGGGCCCTTCCCGAACGACGCCACGGTCGCCCTCGGCACCGGGGAGGCGAGCCTGCTGGAGCTGACCGCCGCCTACGCCGCCATCGCCAATGGCGGAATGCGCGTGGTGCCGAACGGCATCGCCGCCGCCCGGGCGGAGCGCCGGGCGCTGCCGATCGGCGAGCCCCCGCCGATCCGGGTGCTGCAGGCCGATGATGCGGGGGCGATGCGGCGCATGATGGAGGCCGTGGTCAACCGCGGCTCCGGCCGCGCCGCCGCCGTGCCGGGCCGCAACGTGGCGGGCAAGACGGGCACGACGCAGGATTTCCGGGACGCCTGGTTCGTCGGCTTCTCGGGGGGGACGGTGATCGGCGTCTGGCTCGGCAACGACGACGCGACGCCCATGGACGACGTGCGCGGCGGCACCCTGCCGGCCCGCCTCTTCCACGAGATCCTGGAGGGAATGCCACGATGA